GCCTCTACGGTGACCAGCGTGGCCAGTTCCGCCTTGTGTGCGGTGAGCAGTTCGCCGAGCCGGGCGACCAGCGCGCCGCGTACCGGCGCCGGGGTGGTCCGCCAGGAGGTGAAAGCCGCTGCGGCGGCGGCGATGACGGAGTCGGCGTCGGCCGAGCTGGATTCCGGGACGGTGAAGAGCACCTCGCCGGTGACCGGTGTGCTCGCAGGCAGGCCCGGCGCACCCGGACCGGCCAGCTCGGTGGTGCAGCCCAGCGCGTCGAGTGCGGCGCGCACCTTGGCGCGCAGCTCATCGGCGGTCGGTAGGGAGGAGGTCAGGACGCTGGTCATGTACACGCGGCTTTCTCGTAGAGCTCGTAGGGATCGTGGATGTGGTGGCCGATGCGGTCGGCCATCCAGTGCTGGCTGTACTGGGTATCGTCGGGGCGATCGGTGGCCTCGGCGTCCCGATCTAGATTCGAGCGGAAGATCCCCGCGGCCGAGGCGGGCAGGAAGTCCTCGTACACAACGGGTCTGGTCGGATCGCCGCGGTAGTAGTAGGCGAGCCCCTCGGAGCACATCTGCTCGTCGGAGGCCGGGAAATGGCGGTGCCAGCTGGCGGCCGGGTCGGGTTCGGCCATTGCGGTGTCGTAGCGTGAGCGCCCACGCGGTGTCAGCGCCACGCCGCGCTGTTCGACCTCGCCGAAGCGCACCCGCAGCGATCCCTCGGATATGCCGCCGTCGGCGTCGCGGAAGCGGCGCGGCTCGGCCAGCGCCCGGAACGAGGTTTGCCGCAACAGGACTTCGGGACCGTCGATCGCCGGTGGACCCTGGATGGCCTCGATCATCGTGATGCCGCGCCGTGTCATGGACCGTTGCAGGGCATCGATGTCCAGGACCCGGGGCGTCAGGTGATTGATATGGGTGCTGCGCACCCCGGCGATATCGGCGGCCACTGCCGAGACGGCCGACAGTTCGTCGTACCAGCCGCGGTCGATGGGTTCGCGGGACAGGGCGAAGCAGGCCACGGCAGCGGTGACGAAATCGTGGGCTTCCTCGGCGGGACACCCGCCGTCGTCGGCGATCCTGCGCGCGGTCGAGAGCAGTTCGTCGCCGAACAGGCACCGACGGCTCAAGAACGTCTCCACCCTGGTGCGCAGCTCGGGTGTGAAGAAACGGGTATCGGCGGTGGCCAGCATGGAGGTGAAGACCCGAAACGGGTTTCGGGCCAGTTCGTCGGCATGGATCGGCCGGAAGGCGGTGGACACCACCGGGACGGGGGAGGCGGCGGTGCGCAGATCGTAGAACCCCACGGGAAACATGCCGAAGGCCGAGAACAGATCGGCTACCTGCCGCAGCTCGTGGACGTTGCCGACCCGGATGGCTCCGTGCCGTTCCGCGGTGACGCGCTCCAACGAACCCAGGCGCCGATCCTGGGGGTGACGCCGCAGGTGGTCGGCGTTGACGGCGGCGCTGACCTCCACCAAGGTGTCGTAGGCCGGCACCTCGGAGCCGTACATGCAGGACAGCGCCGCGGCGAATTGTGCCCGCAGCTGCCAGGTTTCACAGTGCGGCACGGGACCTCCGATACAGTGCGGCCATGACCGACATCGAGCATCTCGACGAGATAGACCGGCTGCTGGTACGGGAGTTGGTCGCTGACGGGCGTGCGACGCTGGCGCATCTGGCCGCCACCGCGGGGCTGTCGGTGTCGGCCGTCCAGTCGCGGGTGCGTCGGTTGGAGTCCCGCGAGGTGATTCTCGGGTACACCGCGCGGGTCAACCCCGAGACCGTGGGGCACATGCTCTCGGCGTTCGTGGCGATCACTCCGCTGGACCCCTCTCAACCCGATGATGCTCCTGCCCGACTTCGCCATATCGACGAAATCGAGTCGTGCCATTCCGTCGCCGGCGACGAAAGCTATGTGCTCCTGGTACGTGTCGCCTCGGCGCGGGCGCTGGAAGACCTGCTGCAGCGAATCAGGACAGCCGCCAACGTCCGCACCCGAAGCACCATCATCTTACAGACTTTTTACGACGGTCGCGCATATCTACCGAAATAGTTCCTGCATCGAGATTATATAACCGTAAATATTGCGTTAGGATCGCGGTATGACCGCTGTTCTGACTTCACCTGCCACCGGCGACCGGGGCGTGACCCCCGACCGGGTTCATGATGTTCTGCGCGCCAGTGTGCTCACCGATGGCATGGATCTGGTGCTCGACCTCGAGGCCTCGCGCGGATCGGTGCTCGTCGATGCCAGGGACGGCAGCCGATATCTGGACATGTTCACGTTCTTCGCATCGTCGGCATTGGGGATGAACCATCCCGCGCTGGCCGATGACACCGCGTTCTGCGCCGAGCTGGCGCAGGCGGCGGTCAACAAGCCGAGCAATTCGGACGTGTACACCGTGCCGATGGCGCGATTCGTCCAGACCTTCGCACGCGTGCTCGGCGATCCGGCATTGCCGCATCTGTTCTTCGTCGACGGGGGAGCGCTGGCGGTGGAGAATGCGCTCAAGGTGGCCTTCGATTGGAAGAGCCGACACAACGAAGCCAACGGGCGAAACCCTGAGCTGGGCACCAAGGTGCTGCACCTGC
This DNA window, taken from Mycolicibacterium neoaurum, encodes the following:
- a CDS encoding VOC family protein, which translates into the protein MPHCETWQLRAQFAAALSCMYGSEVPAYDTLVEVSAAVNADHLRRHPQDRRLGSLERVTAERHGAIRVGNVHELRQVADLFSAFGMFPVGFYDLRTAASPVPVVSTAFRPIHADELARNPFRVFTSMLATADTRFFTPELRTRVETFLSRRCLFGDELLSTARRIADDGGCPAEEAHDFVTAAVACFALSREPIDRGWYDELSAVSAVAADIAGVRSTHINHLTPRVLDIDALQRSMTRRGITMIEAIQGPPAIDGPEVLLRQTSFRALAEPRRFRDADGGISEGSLRVRFGEVEQRGVALTPRGRSRYDTAMAEPDPAASWHRHFPASDEQMCSEGLAYYYRGDPTRPVVYEDFLPASAAGIFRSNLDRDAEATDRPDDTQYSQHWMADRIGHHIHDPYELYEKAACT
- a CDS encoding Lrp/AsnC family transcriptional regulator produces the protein MTDIEHLDEIDRLLVRELVADGRATLAHLAATAGLSVSAVQSRVRRLESREVILGYTARVNPETVGHMLSAFVAITPLDPSQPDDAPARLRHIDEIESCHSVAGDESYVLLVRVASARALEDLLQRIRTAANVRTRSTIILQTFYDGRAYLPK